One window from the genome of Leptospira broomii serovar Hurstbridge str. 5399 encodes:
- a CDS encoding ATP-binding protein: MNIEPSRVKYFVTQLCMFDTAYSRKLIIGFSLAALLIVAIGGASLVSNRISADAKSWESHTQDVILKLESISSSMKDSELASVRYQNSYNSTYLEDFRRSCSIVREKIQDLRVLTSDNPEQIENIQKLESMVKKWAGLFDEKSTTRSRDGLESWGEILGTIELMKNLEQRLFKARSENSELQVLVGQAIIYISIGFHLLLLALLYGILKSESIKRKNAENVLFEKKALLELILNSMADGVVALDEQKRIFLYNARVMDLVGDVPNNHTRWEDWIRGNGFSIAKETDAELFDRNGKPSNFFEMERSRFLLQRNGTSGSENCILEINARTMKDQGGEMLGNVVLLSDVTERSDWERQIKDLNNELNKNLKKAEIANRELEAFSYSVSHDLRSPIRGIDGFTKILTEDYSEVLDAEGRRILGVIMDSAKIMGQLIDDLLAFYRVSKNEPKTDRLDMNRLVKDCIVSMKQSGSIPELEIKVEVEDLPYATGDTSMVKQAIFNLLSNAFKYSSKVQNAKVRVGGISGAVENTYFVQDNGVGFNSQYSHKLFKIFQRLHSPDEFEGTGIGLAIVERIVSRHGGKVWAEGETNQGATFYFTLPSGVEL; this comes from the coding sequence TTGAATATTGAACCTTCTCGGGTAAAATACTTCGTTACTCAATTATGTATGTTTGATACAGCTTATTCGAGAAAGTTAATCATCGGTTTTTCTTTAGCTGCTTTGCTGATCGTTGCGATCGGTGGGGCATCGCTTGTCAGTAACCGAATCTCAGCGGATGCAAAATCTTGGGAAAGTCATACTCAGGATGTTATACTTAAATTAGAGTCGATCTCTTCCAGCATGAAGGATTCCGAACTCGCTAGCGTTCGTTATCAGAATTCGTATAACAGTACGTATCTTGAGGATTTTAGACGTTCATGCTCGATCGTCCGGGAAAAAATCCAGGATCTACGGGTGTTAACCTCGGATAATCCCGAGCAAATCGAGAATATTCAAAAACTTGAATCGATGGTGAAAAAGTGGGCAGGATTATTCGATGAAAAATCGACAACCCGTAGTCGCGACGGCTTAGAGTCCTGGGGCGAAATATTAGGGACGATTGAGCTGATGAAAAACTTGGAGCAAAGACTATTTAAAGCCCGCAGCGAAAATTCAGAGCTTCAGGTGTTGGTCGGCCAAGCGATTATTTATATATCGATTGGATTTCATCTCCTCTTGCTCGCGCTCTTATATGGAATTCTAAAGTCGGAGTCAATTAAACGAAAAAACGCGGAGAATGTGCTCTTTGAAAAAAAAGCTCTTTTGGAGCTGATATTGAATAGCATGGCGGATGGGGTTGTTGCGCTTGATGAACAAAAAAGAATTTTTTTATACAATGCTCGAGTAATGGATTTAGTCGGAGATGTTCCGAATAATCATACTCGTTGGGAAGATTGGATTCGCGGCAATGGATTTTCGATCGCTAAGGAGACGGATGCGGAACTTTTCGATCGCAACGGAAAACCGTCGAATTTCTTCGAAATGGAAAGAAGCAGGTTTTTACTTCAAAGGAACGGAACCTCCGGCTCGGAAAATTGTATTTTAGAAATAAACGCCAGGACGATGAAAGATCAAGGCGGTGAAATGTTGGGAAATGTAGTTCTGTTATCCGACGTGACGGAACGGTCCGACTGGGAACGTCAGATTAAGGATCTAAATAACGAACTTAATAAAAACCTAAAAAAGGCGGAAATTGCCAATCGAGAGCTGGAGGCATTCAGTTATTCCGTCTCTCACGATTTGCGATCTCCGATTCGAGGGATAGACGGGTTCACTAAAATATTGACGGAAGATTATTCGGAAGTATTGGACGCGGAGGGTCGACGCATACTAGGCGTAATCATGGATAGCGCCAAAATCATGGGGCAATTAATCGATGATTTGTTGGCTTTCTATAGAGTATCGAAAAACGAACCGAAGACGGACCGATTGGATATGAATAGACTCGTAAAAGATTGTATTGTCTCCATGAAGCAAAGCGGATCGATTCCGGAGCTGGAGATCAAAGTGGAAGTGGAAGATTTACCTTATGCAACGGGCGATACCTCCATGGTTAAGCAGGCGATTTTCAACTTACTTTCTAACGCATTTAAATATTCTTCGAAAGTACAAAATGCGAAAGTTAGAGTCGGTGGTATAAGCGGAGCGGTGGAGAATACTTACTTCGTTCAAGACAACGGAGTCGGCTTTAATAGTCAGTATTCGCATAAACTTTTTAAGATATTTCAGAGACTTCATTCCCCAGATGAATTCGAAGGCACTGGAATCGGTTTGGCAATCGTGGAAAGAATTGTGAGTAGGCATGGAGGAAAGGTATGGGCAGAGGGAGAAACGAATCAGGGGGCAACGTTTTATTTTACGCTGCCGTCAGGAGTTGAATTATGA
- a CDS encoding response regulator: MSSSGNFEILYAEDNPNDAELTMRGFKKNNLINNVIHVRDGEEALEFLYCKGKFDKRIANEFPLFVLLDLKMPKVDGLEVLRTMKGDDNLKMIPVVMLTSSSEERDIVESYKLGVNSYIVKPVEFEKLVITVAEIGQYWCILNKSVS; this comes from the coding sequence ATGAGTAGCTCCGGAAATTTCGAAATTCTGTACGCGGAGGATAATCCCAACGACGCAGAGCTTACGATGCGGGGATTTAAAAAGAACAATCTGATCAATAATGTGATTCATGTTAGAGACGGGGAAGAAGCTTTAGAATTCCTATATTGTAAGGGAAAGTTCGATAAACGAATCGCAAACGAATTTCCTTTGTTCGTATTATTAGATTTAAAAATGCCTAAAGTTGACGGACTGGAAGTGCTTCGAACTATGAAAGGCGACGATAATTTAAAAATGATTCCTGTAGTGATGCTTACATCATCGTCCGAAGAACGGGATATAGTAGAAAGTTATAAATTAGGTGTAAATAGTTATATAGTTAAGCCGGTCGAATTTGAAAAGCTTGTGATCACTGTAGCGGAAATAGGACAATATTGGTGCATCTTAAATAAATCGGTGTCCTAG
- the lvrB gene encoding hybrid histidine kinase/response regulator LvrB, producing MKPLKFLFLEDSPTDLELIQRELKKGGIEYIPVHVQDREAYLRAIFEEKPDFIFSDFSLPDFDGLSALSLAKESCPATPFIFVSGTYGEEAAVQTLTRGATDYVLKDRLVKLVPAFRRALRERDEYEARRQAEKDKYDIEEQLRQSQKLEAMGFLAGAMAHEINNPIMTIIEYSKLVEAGEHDQEKIKRIASKIHNEAERISVMVKDLLRFARKEKGQHEKINLKNTLIKMRSIVEQRVKMSNITLNLDLSEEVPLVLCKEGQILQVLLNLVNNSVDSLNQRKEGYYEDKRVTVSVKMVDLGNKPLVRITVEDTGLGIPPELGRSIFNTFFTTKEADKGTGLGLSVSLSIVKEHGGYLSFESVPGEYTRFFLDLPVSS from the coding sequence ATGAAGCCATTGAAATTTTTATTTTTAGAAGATTCTCCCACGGATTTAGAGCTTATTCAACGCGAGTTGAAAAAAGGCGGGATCGAATATATTCCTGTGCACGTTCAGGATAGAGAGGCGTATTTAAGGGCGATCTTCGAAGAGAAGCCGGACTTTATTTTTTCGGATTTCTCTCTCCCGGATTTTGACGGTCTATCGGCTTTGTCACTCGCAAAGGAGTCTTGTCCTGCGACACCTTTTATATTTGTCTCGGGGACGTACGGCGAGGAAGCCGCTGTTCAAACTCTTACAAGGGGAGCGACGGATTACGTATTGAAAGATCGTCTTGTAAAACTTGTGCCTGCGTTTCGCAGAGCTTTGAGAGAAAGAGACGAATACGAAGCCCGCCGCCAGGCTGAGAAGGATAAATACGATATTGAAGAACAGCTGCGTCAAAGCCAGAAGCTCGAAGCCATGGGTTTTCTCGCCGGAGCAATGGCTCATGAAATAAATAATCCGATTATGACAATTATTGAATATTCGAAGCTTGTGGAAGCCGGAGAGCACGACCAGGAAAAAATAAAACGAATTGCTTCAAAGATTCATAATGAAGCGGAACGAATTTCGGTAATGGTCAAGGATTTACTTCGATTTGCGCGCAAAGAAAAAGGGCAGCATGAAAAGATAAACTTAAAGAATACTCTGATAAAAATGCGATCGATCGTCGAGCAACGGGTTAAAATGAGCAATATCACTTTAAACTTGGATCTCTCCGAAGAAGTTCCTCTTGTCTTATGCAAAGAGGGTCAGATTCTGCAAGTACTTTTGAATCTAGTGAATAATTCGGTGGATTCCTTAAATCAGCGTAAGGAAGGATATTACGAGGATAAACGAGTGACTGTGTCGGTCAAAATGGTGGACCTTGGGAATAAGCCCTTGGTTAGAATTACGGTGGAAGATACCGGTTTAGGAATTCCTCCTGAACTTGGTCGGTCCATTTTTAATACTTTTTTCACGACAAAGGAGGCCGACAAAGGAACAGGCCTGGGCTTATCCGTTAGTTTAAGCATTGTAAAAGAACATGGAGGATACCTTTCTTTCGAAAGCGTTCCCGGAGAATACACTAGATTCTTTTTAGATTTACCCGTATCGTCCTAA
- a CDS encoding esterase/lipase family protein — MPADDLYKPTNPSFRLSKKAVHIAKDVSVGTLEGVRSILARSFEWTSGRLAEISGAPLIENSELASFLKRTGTSLQQAAEKTEEGLARALESTATAMQKALESLDAADSVVKKTLFENIPISSIVGDSFADFLTTSLIRPSFRLNGLDVGAREIVQDWKKSGLQQIIICIPGLFCDEGLWNAKGEVTPSAIMVREGYYPIYVRFNPGAHISENGTALLTLVEELLSFPEFVDRKLDFISFSQGGLIFRSALFLAMQKGFPLSNRIRHALLISSPDGGSYIEKIGFWLGLGAESLPVFPVNLIGFIGNQRSDAMKDLSHGIIREQDWKEPNQISRYKQELYFNELDDVNATQVYSLVTAEEGNWSDWIGDGIVEKPSLVYLSERVYRQKPNPETRVWKLTGLSHYQIMTSPALKEILIQVLK; from the coding sequence ATGCCGGCAGACGATTTATACAAACCAACAAATCCAAGTTTCCGGCTTAGTAAAAAAGCCGTTCACATTGCCAAAGACGTTTCCGTCGGAACGTTAGAGGGAGTGCGTTCTATCCTTGCTAGATCATTCGAATGGACTTCCGGTCGTCTGGCTGAGATTTCCGGCGCGCCTTTGATTGAAAATTCCGAACTCGCTTCGTTTTTGAAAAGGACCGGGACCTCGCTGCAGCAAGCTGCGGAAAAGACCGAAGAAGGTCTTGCGAGAGCGCTCGAATCCACTGCGACGGCAATGCAAAAGGCGTTGGAATCCTTGGACGCAGCAGATTCGGTCGTTAAGAAGACCTTATTCGAGAATATCCCGATCTCCAGTATCGTGGGAGATTCGTTTGCCGATTTTCTTACAACCTCTTTGATTCGCCCTTCGTTTCGACTAAATGGCTTGGATGTAGGCGCCCGCGAGATAGTCCAAGATTGGAAGAAGTCCGGATTGCAGCAGATTATAATCTGTATTCCGGGGTTATTCTGCGACGAAGGATTATGGAATGCAAAAGGGGAGGTCACTCCATCTGCGATTATGGTTCGTGAGGGATATTATCCCATTTATGTGCGTTTTAATCCAGGCGCTCATATTTCCGAAAATGGAACCGCCTTATTAACGTTAGTTGAGGAACTGCTATCGTTTCCGGAATTCGTAGATCGAAAACTCGATTTTATTTCCTTTAGTCAAGGGGGACTCATTTTCCGAAGCGCATTATTCTTAGCTATGCAGAAGGGTTTTCCTTTATCGAATCGGATTCGACACGCGTTATTAATTAGCTCTCCGGATGGTGGATCTTATATCGAAAAGATCGGCTTTTGGTTGGGCTTAGGAGCGGAATCCTTACCGGTATTTCCGGTAAATCTAATCGGATTTATCGGTAACCAAAGAAGCGACGCCATGAAAGATTTGTCGCACGGAATTATCCGAGAGCAGGACTGGAAAGAACCGAATCAGATCTCAAGATATAAACAGGAATTGTACTTTAACGAACTGGATGACGTTAATGCGACGCAGGTTTATAGCCTAGTCACCGCGGAGGAAGGCAATTGGTCTGACTGGATCGGAGACGGCATAGTCGAGAAGCCTAGCTTGGTTTACTTGTCGGAGCGGGTCTATCGCCAGAAACCAAATCCTGAAACTAGAGTTTGGAAACTTACAGGCTTATCGCATTACCAAATAATGACTTCTCCAGCATTGAAAGAGATCCTAATTCAAGTTTTGAAATAA
- a CDS encoding lectin-like protein: MKRISIFLVLSVFLTAGNSLFASRGAVVPNPIDLFEKSAEAKAISIQRQIQIETNLPAHKALFYGTHNSYNSKAYAGPFFSYSFPNQQYSIGDQLRLGARFIELDIHYVLGAHFAKDFLLCHAQANGVGCNVFDRPVGNGLAEIQNWISQPQNRNEVLVLYFEDYLDNRADQFLGIVRSYLDPYLHQYSSGSCGEIPSPDNMPKLKDLVASNRRILLMSNGCYSGAWNSYFKRIFFGDYTIHPKDFRGYPDCNWSRSTYDSSMTRVYNDSTNYFGIFDGAKETGTFTNANIPQMLSCGISVFGIDQFNPDFAKLGLWSWGVGEPNNYNNNEHCGQIRSDGRWNDNNCSAGFRYACKDGSGNWTITDDSGVWNNGRNACSSRGWQFSAPLTPYENIKLQETKNSKGVSDVWVDLTDQYREGYWERGR, encoded by the coding sequence ATGAAGAGAATTTCTATATTTCTGGTCCTATCGGTGTTTCTTACCGCCGGCAATAGCTTGTTTGCAAGCAGGGGGGCGGTGGTGCCAAATCCGATCGATTTGTTTGAAAAATCGGCGGAGGCAAAAGCGATTTCGATTCAAAGACAAATCCAAATCGAAACGAATCTACCGGCTCATAAGGCCCTCTTTTACGGAACGCATAATTCTTATAATAGTAAGGCCTACGCCGGACCTTTCTTTTCATATTCTTTTCCGAACCAACAGTATTCGATCGGTGATCAACTGCGCTTAGGAGCAAGGTTCATCGAGTTGGACATACACTACGTACTCGGTGCGCATTTTGCAAAGGACTTCCTACTCTGTCATGCTCAGGCCAACGGCGTAGGATGTAACGTATTCGATAGACCTGTGGGAAACGGTTTGGCGGAAATCCAAAATTGGATCAGTCAACCTCAAAATAGAAACGAGGTCTTGGTTTTATATTTCGAGGATTATCTGGACAATCGTGCCGATCAATTTTTAGGAATCGTACGAAGTTACTTGGATCCGTACTTGCACCAATATAGCAGCGGATCCTGCGGAGAAATACCTTCTCCTGATAATATGCCGAAATTGAAAGACTTGGTCGCGTCCAACCGTAGGATTCTTCTTATGAGTAACGGCTGTTATTCAGGAGCTTGGAATAGCTACTTTAAAAGAATTTTCTTCGGAGATTACACCATACATCCTAAGGATTTCCGAGGATACCCGGACTGTAACTGGAGTCGTAGCACTTACGATTCTTCCATGACGAGAGTGTATAACGATAGTACGAATTATTTCGGAATTTTTGACGGCGCGAAAGAGACCGGTACATTTACGAACGCGAATATTCCTCAGATGCTTTCCTGCGGTATAAGCGTTTTCGGTATCGATCAGTTCAATCCGGATTTTGCCAAATTAGGACTTTGGTCCTGGGGTGTAGGGGAACCGAACAACTATAATAATAACGAACACTGCGGGCAAATTCGGAGCGACGGTCGTTGGAACGATAATAATTGCAGCGCAGGTTTCCGCTACGCTTGTAAGGACGGTAGCGGCAACTGGACGATTACCGATGATAGCGGGGTTTGGAACAATGGTCGTAACGCTTGCTCTTCCCGGGGCTGGCAGTTCTCCGCGCCGCTAACTCCTTATGAAAATATAAAGTTGCAAGAGACCAAAAACTCCAAGGGAGTCTCCGATGTTTGGGTCGATTTGACGGACCAATATCGCGAAGGTTATTGGGAAAGAGGTCGATAA
- a CDS encoding response regulator has translation MAYRSYKVLLAEDDETSADLLIHYLERFNFEVDHVVDGAAGELKLRKEAYDVILLDNQMPLMSGLSLVANMPEKNRNKPVIFLTASNEKENVLYAASSGQLAAYLLKPIDLNSLLEKILNALRINSSSLVDKKVFPFSIQKISREGYGIGVRLIGCPYGKTAERIAQEISFVLKELPKPRKFFVEVEEAFQYQKKASELLNSIVTKLVAKYEISQEDILIIDRV, from the coding sequence ATGGCGTATCGATCGTATAAAGTTCTACTTGCGGAAGATGATGAAACTTCTGCGGACTTGCTGATCCATTATCTCGAAAGATTTAATTTCGAAGTGGACCATGTCGTAGACGGTGCCGCAGGTGAATTAAAGCTTAGAAAAGAAGCTTACGATGTGATTCTTCTCGATAACCAGATGCCCCTCATGTCAGGTCTGAGCCTAGTCGCTAATATGCCCGAGAAAAACAGAAATAAGCCGGTGATTTTTCTCACTGCAAGTAACGAGAAAGAAAACGTGTTGTACGCCGCTTCGAGCGGACAATTGGCGGCTTATCTTTTAAAGCCGATCGATCTGAATTCGTTGCTCGAAAAAATTTTAAACGCTCTTCGAATCAACTCTAGCTCTTTAGTCGACAAGAAAGTATTTCCATTTTCTATCCAAAAGATTTCTCGGGAAGGGTATGGGATCGGTGTTCGTTTAATCGGATGCCCATACGGTAAGACTGCGGAAAGGATCGCACAAGAGATAAGTTTCGTATTAAAAGAACTGCCTAAGCCGCGAAAATTCTTTGTGGAAGTTGAGGAAGCGTTTCAATATCAGAAAAAGGCTTCCGAGCTGTTGAACAGCATAGTGACAAAACTCGTCGCGAAATATGAAATCTCGCAGGAAGATATTCTTATCATCGACAGGGTTTAA
- a CDS encoding Spy/CpxP family protein refolding chaperone — protein MFRKVAKITTILLVLGLATVLTQGCHHKWRSPEKRAEFVVKKLKSELDLTETQAATLDKIKADVLAKRKELKLQEGPFLPKEAVEELRGDKLNVDKWNKYGQENEKKMGEFRAFFLKKAVEFHAILTPEQRNKLADLITKFQSKFEKEKE, from the coding sequence ATGTTTCGCAAAGTTGCAAAGATAACTACAATACTGCTGGTCCTAGGCTTAGCTACGGTCTTGACCCAGGGTTGTCACCACAAATGGCGTTCCCCTGAAAAAAGGGCTGAATTCGTCGTAAAGAAATTGAAATCGGAGTTGGATCTTACCGAAACCCAAGCCGCAACGTTGGATAAAATCAAAGCGGATGTGCTTGCTAAACGCAAAGAATTAAAACTTCAGGAAGGTCCGTTTCTGCCTAAGGAAGCCGTCGAAGAATTGCGCGGAGATAAGCTGAACGTAGACAAATGGAATAAATACGGCCAAGAAAATGAAAAGAAAATGGGCGAATTTCGCGCATTTTTTCTCAAGAAAGCCGTTGAATTTCATGCGATTCTGACTCCGGAGCAGAGAAATAAGCTGGCGGATCTCATTACTAAGTTCCAAAGTAAATTCGAAAAAGAGAAAGAATAG
- a CDS encoding RNA polymerase sigma factor: MGEQEFSRFVESTREIVLAAVSRYLYERFAYAIDDVAQETYLRAYKALQKGQFRGDSKLTTWLYTIARNESIRMNEILGREETKAEKAGKRSEEERRLETASENSDDSADLPTWEKAKIWVLQLPESYRSVLQYYLSGYSEKQIAEALGVPAGTVKSRAARGKEMLRRMQNSERREGGTIWGE, translated from the coding sequence ATGGGAGAGCAGGAATTTTCCCGCTTCGTAGAAAGTACCCGGGAGATCGTCTTAGCGGCGGTCTCCCGCTACTTGTACGAGCGCTTCGCATATGCGATTGATGACGTCGCCCAGGAAACATATTTGAGAGCCTATAAAGCGCTTCAGAAAGGTCAGTTTCGGGGCGATTCCAAACTTACGACCTGGCTCTATACGATCGCTAGAAACGAATCCATTCGAATGAATGAGATTTTAGGGCGTGAGGAAACGAAAGCTGAAAAAGCCGGGAAGCGCTCAGAGGAAGAAAGAAGATTAGAAACCGCTTCCGAAAATTCAGACGATAGCGCTGATTTGCCGACCTGGGAGAAAGCTAAGATTTGGGTTCTGCAACTTCCCGAATCTTATCGGAGTGTTCTCCAATACTATCTTTCCGGATATTCTGAAAAACAAATTGCCGAGGCTCTCGGTGTTCCCGCAGGAACCGTTAAGTCGAGAGCCGCCCGAGGTAAGGAAATGTTGCGAAGGATGCAAAATTCCGAAAGGCGGGAAGGAGGAACGATATGGGGCGAATAA
- a CDS encoding single-stranded DNA-binding protein: MKNLSITVVDGFLTADPELKKVASGKSVVHFTLAVNHNFKRSEGEEPEVSYLDVEAWERTAENCSEYLKKGKKVTVIGHLKQDRWKNQEGQTRSRLKIIADEVRFDSFGDRKERDAA, from the coding sequence ATGAAAAATTTATCCATCACGGTAGTCGACGGTTTCCTAACCGCCGATCCTGAGTTAAAAAAAGTCGCTAGCGGTAAATCCGTCGTTCATTTCACTTTAGCTGTGAATCACAATTTCAAGAGAAGCGAGGGCGAAGAGCCTGAAGTCTCCTATCTGGATGTGGAAGCTTGGGAAAGAACTGCCGAGAATTGTTCAGAATATTTAAAAAAAGGTAAGAAAGTAACGGTTATCGGTCATTTGAAGCAGGACCGTTGGAAAAACCAGGAAGGGCAAACTCGGTCTCGGCTTAAGATTATCGCCGACGAAGTTCGTTTTGATAGCTTCGGTGACAGAAAGGAACGGGACGCAGCGTAA
- a CDS encoding phosphoribosyl-AMP cyclohydrolase — MNPMVTVIYATAQPGVLSGLERITEEDLNELRSKLPKGTRELVDCDEDTLLFLHPTFSELTLIPLDDPTRLTFVGGLIPVVTQDEAGNILMQAFSSPESLALTRTDGFGTYYSRSRKSLWKKGDTSGHIQKVRQVLTSNDGDFVVYRVNQVGAACHEGYYSCFFRERVEQQLSRLPVPFLGKENA; from the coding sequence ATGAATCCGATGGTTACAGTAATTTATGCGACCGCACAGCCCGGGGTCCTTTCCGGATTGGAACGGATTACCGAAGAAGATCTGAACGAACTTCGCTCGAAGTTACCGAAAGGGACTCGTGAGTTAGTGGATTGCGACGAGGATACTCTTCTTTTTTTACATCCGACTTTTTCGGAACTAACACTGATCCCGTTGGACGATCCGACTCGCCTGACGTTTGTAGGCGGCTTGATTCCGGTCGTAACTCAGGATGAAGCCGGAAATATTCTCATGCAGGCATTCTCGAGCCCGGAAAGTCTCGCTCTTACTCGAACGGACGGTTTCGGAACTTATTATAGTCGATCTAGAAAAAGCCTTTGGAAGAAAGGCGATACATCCGGCCATATTCAAAAAGTAAGGCAGGTGTTAACGTCCAATGACGGCGATTTTGTCGTTTATCGAGTGAATCAGGTTGGTGCCGCCTGCCACGAAGGATATTATTCCTGTTTTTTTAGGGAACGGGTCGAGCAACAATTGTCAAGATTGCCTGTTCCTTTTTTGGGAAAGGAAAATGCCTAG
- the mltG gene encoding endolytic transglycosylase MltG, with translation MNKILLKLGAIVFGLILLLVLAFFIADEIKGGATGAGQVKIDLSIEPGDSPTEVTATLSKNGLLKSSKYFLFLIKVTRSANKIKAGLYEINDGMDSRKILQVITEGKVKLVTFTVPEGYNNRQIGDLLVKKNLIKTRADFLNATSRTELLREFKIPASTAEGYLFPETYSVPVNYPVDKIARMMLKRFFAKLDKLPKAKELDPKKLHEIVVLASVVEREAKKNEERPLMAGVFLNRMKKDIPLESCATIQYLFDKPHPRIFEKDLKIVSPYNTYMNKGYPPGPISNPGLPALEAALVPAETEYLFFLLKPDGYHFFSKNFKEHAEAKKKYIDVLYE, from the coding sequence ATGAATAAAATTCTCCTAAAACTCGGAGCTATCGTCTTTGGTCTAATTCTACTCTTGGTATTGGCCTTCTTTATCGCAGACGAAATTAAAGGCGGGGCCACGGGAGCCGGACAGGTAAAGATCGATTTAAGCATCGAGCCCGGGGATTCTCCGACTGAAGTAACCGCAACTTTATCCAAAAACGGACTACTTAAATCGTCGAAATATTTTCTATTTCTAATAAAGGTCACTCGCTCGGCGAATAAAATAAAAGCGGGTCTTTATGAAATCAACGACGGGATGGACTCTCGTAAAATTCTCCAAGTCATTACCGAAGGAAAAGTCAAGCTGGTTACTTTTACGGTTCCGGAGGGGTATAATAATCGTCAAATCGGAGACTTGTTGGTTAAAAAGAACTTAATCAAAACTAGGGCGGATTTCCTGAATGCCACTTCAAGAACGGAGTTGTTAAGAGAATTTAAGATTCCTGCAAGTACTGCCGAGGGCTATCTCTTTCCCGAAACCTATAGCGTCCCGGTAAATTATCCCGTTGATAAGATTGCTAGAATGATGTTGAAACGTTTCTTCGCGAAATTGGATAAGCTTCCGAAAGCAAAGGAACTCGATCCTAAAAAACTTCATGAAATCGTTGTGCTGGCTTCCGTCGTGGAGCGCGAAGCGAAGAAGAACGAAGAAAGACCTTTGATGGCCGGCGTATTTTTGAATCGCATGAAGAAGGATATTCCTTTGGAATCTTGCGCGACGATTCAGTATTTATTCGATAAACCCCACCCTAGAATTTTTGAAAAGGATCTCAAAATCGTCTCCCCTTATAACACCTATATGAATAAGGGATACCCGCCCGGTCCGATCTCGAATCCGGGCCTCCCTGCTTTAGAGGCGGCATTGGTCCCCGCCGAAACGGAATATCTATTTTTTCTGTTAAAGCCGGACGGCTATCATTTCTTCTCCAAGAATTTTAAAGAGCATGCCGAAGCTAAGAAGAAATACATCGACGTACTTTACGAATAG